A window from Corynebacterium urealyticum DSM 7109 encodes these proteins:
- the rplB gene encoding 50S ribosomal protein L2, translating into MAIRKYKPTTPGRRASSVSEFSEITRSTPEKSLLRPLSKTGGRNVHGHITTRHKGGGHKRRYRVIDFRRNDKDGVVAKVAHIEYDPNRTANIALLHYRDGEKRYIIAPRGLKQGALVESGPNADIKVGNNLPLRNIPAGTTIHCVELKPGGGAKMARSAGASIQLLGKEGKYAVLRMPSSEIRRVDIRCRATVGEVGNQEQINIRWGKAGRMRWKGWRPTVRGAAMNPVDHPHGGGEGRTSGGRHPVSPWGQLEGRTRRPNRPSDKMIVRRRRPNKKR; encoded by the coding sequence ATGGCTATTCGTAAGTACAAGCCGACTACGCCGGGTCGCCGCGCGAGCTCCGTCTCCGAGTTCAGCGAGATCACTCGCTCCACTCCAGAGAAGTCTCTGCTGCGCCCGCTGTCGAAGACCGGTGGCCGCAACGTTCACGGCCACATCACCACCCGTCACAAGGGCGGCGGCCACAAGCGTCGCTACCGCGTGATCGACTTCCGTCGTAACGACAAGGACGGCGTGGTCGCTAAGGTCGCACACATCGAGTACGACCCGAACCGCACCGCAAACATCGCACTGCTGCACTACCGCGACGGCGAGAAGCGCTACATCATCGCGCCGCGTGGTCTGAAGCAGGGCGCACTGGTTGAGTCCGGCCCGAACGCAGACATCAAGGTTGGTAACAACCTGCCGCTGCGTAACATCCCGGCTGGTACCACTATCCACTGCGTCGAGCTGAAGCCAGGTGGGGGCGCCAAGATGGCCCGCTCCGCTGGTGCCTCGATCCAGCTGCTGGGTAAGGAAGGCAAGTACGCAGTCCTGCGTATGCCGTCCTCCGAGATCCGCCGCGTCGACATCCGTTGCCGTGCAACCGTCGGCGAGGTCGGTAACCAGGAGCAGATCAACATCCGCTGGGGCAAGGCCGGCCGTATGCGCTGGAAGGGCTGGCGCCCGACCGTCCGCGGTGCTGCTATGAACCCGGTCGACCACCCGCACGGTGGTGGTGAGGGCCGCACGTCCGGTGGCCGCCACCCAGTGTCCCCATGGGGTCAGCTGGAGGGCCGCACCCGCCGCCCGAACCGCCCAAGCGACAAGATGATTGTCCGCCGTCGCCGTCCCAACAAGAAGCGCTAA
- the rpmC gene encoding 50S ribosomal protein L29 → MATGIPASELRELSNEELTTRLKESKEELFNLRFQMATGQLTNNRRLSVVKKDIARIYTVLRERELGLSTNPGGDAA, encoded by the coding sequence ATGGCTACTGGTATCCCAGCCTCTGAGCTCCGCGAGCTCAGCAACGAGGAGCTGACCACCCGCCTGAAGGAGAGCAAGGAAGAGCTGTTCAACCTTCGCTTCCAGATGGCGACCGGCCAGCTGACCAACAACCGTCGTCTGAGCGTTGTCAAGAAGGACATCGCTCGCATCTACACGGTCCTGCGCGAGCGCGAGCTCGGGCTGTCGACCAACCCTGGTGGTGACGCAGCATGA
- a CDS encoding ABC transporter transmembrane domain-containing protein — protein MSDNKVVTLRGLVRKNSRAMALSGLLLSIYHVAEAMIAVLLGWLAHSLIASENVWHLVGGIAALGATLATVSVSWQTGFRILQATSARNVCELRAGITSQVVSHGGHSDDADSLPRQELPTVVGEDVVQAVDIIEVVPVGISALVGAIFCTIVLALIDLPLGVVVLVLSAVVLIVLHRLSQIIERRAERQQTLLARVTARMTDILQGLPVISGVAGAHPAYRGYARKSEEACADARKLAWVSGGYEAVAMGSNVLLLSAVGLYAGYRTISGDVTLGELVTVVALSQFIAEPMRQCSRMPRFIGLARASVRRLQRVAEAQRLREGQGVPSAQIGTPAISMRGGDGEAEGDGEVEGSEQASVAFAEGRLTVVHCSAAWADALVDALVAGESMELGSLTRPQTQQLWIRGRDICEISVDDVRSAVLAEPRKPALFGDTVGQAVLRSSGEGRAEDAVDILNALGLDELAPGAAHSAGVLDHELTEGARNLSGGQRQRLGLARALLAEPEMLVMVDPVSSVDSMTGMKVARAVRDIRRGRTTVVLCVGRAFQSVAEDVVDVKPLAGSLRTRGEQFPLGGC, from the coding sequence GTGTCTGACAACAAGGTGGTGACGCTGCGCGGGCTGGTCAGAAAAAATTCTCGCGCGATGGCTCTGAGTGGCTTGTTGCTGAGCATCTACCACGTGGCAGAAGCCATGATTGCGGTGTTACTGGGATGGTTGGCGCACAGTCTTATCGCTAGCGAGAATGTGTGGCACCTGGTGGGTGGAATCGCAGCCTTAGGCGCTACGCTGGCGACGGTGTCTGTGAGCTGGCAGACAGGGTTCCGGATACTGCAGGCTACGTCGGCTCGGAACGTATGTGAATTGCGGGCAGGCATCACCTCGCAGGTGGTGAGCCATGGTGGGCATTCCGACGATGCGGACAGTCTGCCTCGCCAGGAATTGCCCACGGTGGTGGGTGAAGACGTGGTGCAGGCGGTAGACATCATCGAAGTGGTCCCGGTGGGGATCAGTGCGCTGGTGGGAGCCATTTTCTGCACGATTGTTCTGGCGCTGATTGATCTGCCACTGGGAGTGGTGGTGTTGGTGCTCAGCGCGGTGGTGTTGATAGTCCTGCACCGGCTGTCTCAGATCATTGAACGCCGCGCGGAGCGGCAACAAACTCTGCTCGCGCGAGTGACCGCGCGCATGACCGACATTCTGCAGGGGCTGCCGGTGATCTCGGGAGTGGCTGGCGCGCATCCGGCCTACCGTGGATATGCGCGTAAATCTGAAGAGGCGTGTGCGGATGCTCGGAAGCTCGCGTGGGTCAGCGGAGGTTATGAAGCCGTGGCGATGGGCAGCAATGTGCTGTTGCTGAGTGCGGTGGGCCTGTACGCGGGCTATCGAACCATTTCCGGCGATGTGACGTTGGGGGAGTTGGTCACCGTGGTGGCGCTGTCACAATTTATCGCGGAGCCGATGCGGCAGTGCAGCAGAATGCCGCGCTTCATTGGATTGGCGAGGGCTTCCGTTCGGAGGCTGCAGCGCGTGGCGGAAGCTCAGCGGCTGCGTGAGGGGCAGGGCGTGCCATCTGCTCAGATTGGCACGCCTGCCATTTCCATGCGCGGTGGAGACGGTGAGGCCGAAGGAGACGGCGAGGTCGAGGGATCAGAGCAGGCTTCCGTGGCGTTCGCAGAGGGGCGACTGACGGTGGTGCACTGTTCAGCCGCATGGGCAGATGCTCTGGTGGATGCGTTGGTCGCGGGGGAGTCGATGGAGCTTGGCTCCCTGACTAGGCCACAAACTCAACAACTGTGGATCCGGGGGCGCGATATTTGCGAGATCTCGGTAGACGATGTGCGTTCCGCTGTGCTTGCCGAGCCTCGGAAGCCGGCATTGTTTGGGGACACAGTGGGGCAGGCGGTGCTGCGGAGCTCTGGAGAGGGCAGGGCGGAGGATGCAGTAGACATTCTTAACGCCTTAGGGCTCGATGAACTGGCGCCGGGGGCGGCTCATTCAGCCGGGGTATTGGATCACGAGCTGACCGAAGGTGCGCGCAATCTTTCCGGTGGTCAGCGGCAGCGGCTGGGATTGGCACGAGCGCTACTGGCTGAGCCGGAGATGTTGGTGATGGTTGATCCGGTCTCGTCAGTGGATTCAATGACGGGCATGAAAGTGGCGCGTGCGGTGAGAGATATTCGCCGCGGGCGTACCACGGTGGTCCTGTGTGTGGGGAGGGCCTTCCAGTCGGTAGCCGAGGACGTAGTTGATGTGAAGCCTCTAGCTGGGAGTTTGCGGACGCGGGGTGAGCAATTCCCGCTAGGGGGTTGTTGA
- a CDS encoding lysine N(6)-hydroxylase/L-ornithine N(5)-oxygenase family protein: MTIIDRQAQTSAERSTHENSVRDIVGIGIGPGNLGLAVAIEEQAPELDALFVEARPEFNWHPGMLLEGSNMQISFLKDLVTVRNPQSRFSFINYLHHSDRLIDFINRQTFTPERVEFADYLRWIADHITVDTQYNTTVTSIETLPEPAADGARFVVHVRRKLGSGESEGQRAQQSESIRCRNVVVARGLEAKMPAWAEDSSLDTSRIFHNIDLLPRTKKLLNSGWDIRRALVIGAGQSAAEAIRYFHDCPHIDTVTGSLNSYGFIPADDSPFANRVFDPEAVDDFFHAPDAIRNELLIRHRYTNYACVESELLDELHDRQYRESVTGRQRLDIRRTTEVLGARNCSDGSVDVDIRHRVTGDVVTENFDVVVCATGFRSRGLAGIHADSHGSEEFTVTRDYGAVLNGERVPGLFVQGATEATHGLGSTLLSNIATRSGELVEAITGQQRTHRAPADEDLRSEQHRDSSHLIAG; this comes from the coding sequence GTGACCATCATCGATCGTCAAGCTCAGACATCCGCAGAGCGCAGTACCCACGAAAATTCCGTCCGCGACATCGTCGGGATCGGCATCGGCCCCGGAAACCTCGGGCTCGCGGTAGCTATCGAAGAGCAAGCTCCAGAACTCGATGCACTCTTTGTGGAAGCCCGCCCGGAATTCAACTGGCACCCAGGCATGCTCCTCGAAGGATCCAACATGCAGATCAGCTTCCTTAAAGACCTGGTTACGGTGCGCAATCCGCAGAGCCGCTTCAGCTTCATCAACTACTTGCATCACAGCGACCGCTTGATTGATTTCATTAACCGCCAAACCTTCACCCCGGAACGCGTGGAATTCGCCGATTACCTCCGATGGATCGCGGATCACATCACCGTGGACACGCAGTACAACACCACCGTGACGTCCATCGAGACGCTTCCGGAACCGGCCGCAGACGGAGCTCGTTTTGTGGTGCACGTCCGCAGGAAGTTAGGAAGCGGTGAGTCCGAAGGGCAGCGAGCTCAGCAGTCGGAGTCCATTCGCTGCCGCAACGTGGTGGTTGCCCGCGGTCTGGAAGCCAAGATGCCTGCGTGGGCAGAGGACAGCTCCTTGGACACCTCGCGCATCTTCCACAACATCGATTTGCTCCCGCGCACCAAGAAGCTGCTGAACAGTGGGTGGGATATCCGCCGAGCTTTGGTGATCGGCGCGGGCCAGTCCGCAGCCGAGGCCATCCGGTACTTCCACGATTGCCCGCATATCGATACCGTCACGGGCAGCTTGAACAGCTACGGCTTCATCCCCGCCGATGACAGCCCCTTCGCCAATCGGGTGTTCGACCCGGAGGCCGTTGATGACTTCTTCCATGCGCCCGATGCGATCCGCAACGAGCTGTTGATCCGCCACCGGTACACCAATTACGCCTGCGTGGAATCTGAGCTCCTCGATGAGCTCCACGACCGTCAGTATCGGGAAAGCGTCACCGGGCGTCAGCGGCTCGATATTCGCCGGACCACGGAGGTGCTCGGTGCGCGTAATTGTTCCGACGGCAGCGTCGACGTGGACATTCGCCACCGAGTAACCGGAGACGTGGTGACAGAAAACTTTGACGTGGTGGTGTGCGCCACGGGCTTCCGATCTCGCGGTCTTGCGGGGATTCACGCTGATAGTCACGGCAGTGAAGAATTCACCGTCACTAGGGATTACGGCGCCGTGCTCAATGGCGAGCGCGTGCCAGGACTCTTCGTGCAGGGAGCAACTGAGGCCACGCATGGACTCGGTTCCACGTTGCTCTCCAACATCGCGACCCGCTCCGGGGAACTGGTGGAGGCCATCACGGGACAGCAACGCACGCATCGTGCGCCGGCGGATGAAGATCTCCGCTCCGAGCAACATCGGGATTCTTCGCACCTGATCGCAGGCTGA
- the rpsQ gene encoding 30S ribosomal protein S17, with product MSEANVNKKEKGQKKVRTGYVVSDKMAKTIVVELEDRKQHALYGKIMRRNSRVKAHDEEGLAGVGDRVRIEETRPLSKDKHFRLLDIVEKAR from the coding sequence ATGAGTGAGGCTAACGTGAACAAGAAGGAAAAGGGCCAGAAGAAGGTCCGCACCGGCTACGTGGTCTCCGACAAGATGGCTAAGACCATCGTCGTCGAGCTGGAGGACCGCAAGCAGCACGCACTGTACGGCAAGATCATGCGCCGTAACTCTCGCGTGAAGGCTCACGATGAGGAAGGCCTCGCCGGTGTCGGCGACCGCGTCCGCATCGAGGAGACCCGCCCGCTGTCCAAGGACAAGCACTTCCGTCTCCTGGACATCGTAGAGAAGGCTCGCTAG
- the rplD gene encoding 50S ribosomal protein L4: MSNLKLDVHTADGKTNGSVELPASIFDVEASVALMHQVVTAQLAAKRQGTHATKGRGEVRGGGRKPFRQKGTGRARQGSIRAPHFTGGGTVHGPQPRDYSQRTPKKMKAAALRGALSDRARHSRIHVIEELVPGQIPSTKSARSFLERLTERKQILVVLTREDLTARKSVANLPNVHALPADQLNTYDVLHADDVVFSVEALDAFIKAASGANKAEDQNTKEEAK, encoded by the coding sequence ATGAGCAATCTGAAGCTTGATGTACATACCGCTGATGGTAAGACCAACGGCAGCGTAGAGCTCCCAGCATCCATCTTCGATGTTGAGGCGTCCGTCGCGCTGATGCACCAGGTCGTTACCGCTCAGCTCGCAGCGAAGCGCCAGGGCACGCACGCAACCAAGGGTCGCGGCGAGGTCCGTGGCGGTGGCCGCAAGCCATTCCGCCAGAAGGGCACCGGCCGCGCACGGCAGGGCTCCATCCGCGCACCACACTTCACCGGTGGTGGCACGGTCCACGGCCCGCAGCCGCGCGACTACTCCCAGCGCACCCCGAAGAAGATGAAGGCTGCCGCACTGCGCGGCGCCCTGTCTGACCGCGCACGCCACTCCCGCATCCACGTGATCGAGGAGCTCGTGCCGGGCCAGATCCCATCCACCAAGTCTGCACGTTCCTTCCTGGAGCGCCTGACCGAGCGCAAGCAGATCCTGGTCGTCCTCACCCGTGAGGACCTGACCGCTCGCAAGTCCGTCGCCAACCTGCCGAACGTGCACGCACTGCCGGCAGACCAGCTGAACACCTACGACGTTCTGCACGCAGACGACGTCGTGTTCTCTGTCGAGGCACTGGACGCCTTCATCAAGGCCGCAAGCGGCGCCAACAAGGCTGAGGACCAGAACACGAAGGAGGAGGCTAAGTGA
- the rpsC gene encoding 30S ribosomal protein S3 gives MGQKIQPHGLRLGITSDWRSRWYADKQYADYLAEDIKIREFLSEGLERAGIANVVIERTHDRVRVDIHTARPGIVIGRRGSEADRIRGKLEKLTGKQVQLNILEVKNVDANAQLVAQSIAEQLVNRVAFRRAMRKAIQGAMRQPQVKGIKVVCSGRLGGAEMGRTERYHEGRVPLHTLRAEIDYGTHEAHTTFGRIGVKVWIYKGDVVGGRRESLMNARDERPSRGGRRERPRRGGARRQRAEKKQEG, from the coding sequence GTGGGCCAGAAGATTCAACCCCACGGCCTCCGGCTGGGTATCACCTCCGATTGGCGGTCCCGCTGGTACGCCGACAAGCAGTACGCTGACTACCTTGCCGAAGACATCAAGATCCGCGAGTTCCTCTCCGAGGGCCTCGAGCGCGCGGGCATCGCGAACGTGGTCATCGAGCGCACGCACGACCGTGTGCGCGTCGACATCCACACCGCACGTCCGGGCATCGTGATCGGCCGTCGTGGCTCCGAGGCTGACCGCATCCGCGGCAAGCTCGAGAAGCTCACTGGCAAGCAGGTCCAGCTCAACATCCTCGAAGTCAAGAACGTTGATGCCAACGCTCAGCTGGTGGCTCAGTCCATCGCCGAGCAGCTGGTGAACCGTGTTGCATTCCGCCGCGCTATGCGCAAGGCAATCCAGGGTGCAATGCGTCAGCCACAGGTCAAGGGCATCAAGGTTGTCTGCTCCGGTCGCCTGGGCGGCGCGGAGATGGGTCGCACCGAGCGCTACCACGAGGGTCGCGTTCCGCTGCACACCCTCCGTGCCGAGATCGACTACGGCACCCACGAGGCCCACACCACCTTCGGCCGCATCGGCGTCAAGGTGTGGATCTACAAGGGTGACGTCGTCGGCGGTCGCCGCGAGTCCCTGATGAACGCTCGCGACGAGCGCCCGTCCCGCGGTGGTCGCCGTGAGCGCCCGCGCCGCGGTGGTGCACGCCGCCAGCGCGCCGAGAAGAAGCAGGAGGGCTAA
- a CDS encoding MbtH family protein, which translates to MSSNPFDDEQGSFFALINDEGQYSLWPTFAAVPDGWTVALGDPSRGVDGGVSRDEAMEFIDREWTTLQPAGKSHA; encoded by the coding sequence TTGTCTAGCAACCCGTTTGATGACGAACAGGGCAGCTTCTTCGCCCTTATCAACGACGAGGGACAGTACTCGTTGTGGCCTACGTTCGCCGCCGTGCCAGACGGATGGACCGTGGCTCTGGGAGACCCTTCCCGTGGCGTAGACGGCGGGGTATCGCGGGACGAGGCGATGGAGTTCATCGACCGCGAGTGGACCACCTTGCAACCGGCAGGAAAGTCTCACGCTTAA
- the rpsS gene encoding 30S ribosomal protein S19 — MPRSLKKGPFVDEHLLNKVDAQNEKGTKQVIKTWSRRSTILPDFIGHTFAVHDGRKHVPVFIDDSMVGHKLGEFAPTKTFKGHVKDDMKGRR, encoded by the coding sequence ATGCCACGCAGCCTTAAGAAGGGCCCATTCGTTGACGAGCACCTCCTCAACAAGGTGGATGCTCAGAACGAGAAGGGCACCAAGCAGGTCATCAAGACCTGGTCCCGCCGCTCGACTATCTTGCCCGACTTCATCGGTCACACCTTCGCCGTCCACGACGGTCGTAAGCACGTGCCGGTGTTCATCGATGACTCGATGGTTGGTCACAAGCTGGGCGAGTTCGCACCGACGAAGACCTTCAAGGGTCACGTCAAGGACGACATGAAGGGTCGTCGATAA
- the rplW gene encoding 50S ribosomal protein L23: MSNKVVDPRDVIIAPVVSEKSYALMERNVYTFLVAPTSNKTQIKIAVEQIFGVKVASVNTANREGKLKRSRYGYGRRKATKRAMVTLVAGSDPIDIFGGTVA; the protein is encoded by the coding sequence GTGAGCAACAAGGTTGTAGATCCTCGCGACGTCATCATCGCTCCGGTCGTGTCTGAAAAGTCTTACGCCCTGATGGAGCGGAACGTTTACACGTTCCTCGTCGCACCAACGTCCAACAAGACCCAGATCAAGATTGCCGTCGAGCAGATCTTCGGCGTGAAGGTCGCCAGCGTCAACACCGCTAACCGTGAGGGTAAGCTCAAGCGCTCCCGCTACGGCTACGGTCGTCGCAAGGCCACCAAGCGCGCCATGGTGACCCTGGTCGCCGGCAGCGATCCGATCGACATCTTCGGTGGCACCGTCGCGTAA
- a CDS encoding ABC transporter ATP-binding protein yields the protein MLFTFAGALLSLVPIYLLASVIDAVAAGDGKSGVLKVIVWAAVACVGTAVVAGLAEALTGVTIAQVVAKLRERAVAAVLNLPSTTVESLGRGEVLGRVGADVAALVSSARKSVPSTLSALVMVVVASAGIAGLDWRLALAGLCGIPFYALGLRWYLPRSAPLYRRQRELEAGVIGSLQGSMEGIRSVRSHRLVDSRQGLTRRYAQASRDESIAAFRVFSGLVARENFAEFMGLSALSVVGWLLFREDAVTVGEISAALILFHRQFVPIGTILFTFDELQRSGAALGRIVGLIRFAGADTPQPIDDYSSHRQSPAVEVKGLNYRYEDGPEILHDLAFHIPAGCTVCVVGGSGAGKSTVAEIVSGTLEMAEPGVITVGGCDVVGMSAQERSSIFCVASQENYVFAMSLRDNLLLAAEGASDAEIWDALRRTGAEDWCTSLSHGDKQGLDTMLGEGGLHVDAVAAQRLALARVALSRAGVVILDESTAEDDGDLEETQQSHEAFSMSLEDAARAAIRGRTAMVIAHRLSQATSADSVVVMERGRVVETGTHEELAARNGTYADMWTAWNEQGRQARV from the coding sequence GTGCTGTTCACTTTCGCCGGTGCCTTGCTCTCTCTGGTGCCCATTTATCTGCTGGCCAGCGTCATCGATGCGGTAGCCGCCGGTGACGGCAAGTCTGGCGTGCTGAAGGTGATTGTGTGGGCTGCCGTGGCGTGTGTTGGTACTGCCGTTGTCGCTGGCCTTGCGGAGGCGCTGACGGGTGTGACGATTGCCCAGGTAGTTGCGAAGTTGCGTGAGCGCGCCGTCGCCGCGGTGCTGAATCTGCCTTCCACCACGGTGGAGTCCCTGGGCCGGGGAGAGGTGCTGGGCCGAGTTGGTGCGGATGTCGCCGCGCTGGTGAGCAGTGCCCGCAAGTCGGTTCCATCGACCCTCAGCGCGCTGGTGATGGTCGTGGTGGCCAGCGCTGGAATAGCGGGGTTGGATTGGCGCCTCGCGTTGGCGGGGCTGTGCGGGATTCCGTTCTATGCGCTGGGGTTGCGATGGTATCTTCCTCGTTCTGCCCCTTTGTATCGACGCCAACGCGAATTAGAAGCCGGTGTCATCGGTTCCTTGCAAGGTTCTATGGAGGGCATTCGTTCGGTTCGTTCGCATCGGCTGGTGGATAGCCGCCAAGGTCTCACCAGGCGCTACGCGCAGGCTTCGCGGGACGAATCAATCGCTGCGTTTCGTGTGTTTTCCGGGCTGGTGGCGCGGGAGAACTTCGCGGAGTTCATGGGGTTGTCAGCCCTGTCTGTCGTAGGCTGGTTGCTCTTCCGCGAAGATGCGGTGACGGTGGGCGAGATCTCGGCAGCGTTGATTCTGTTCCACCGTCAGTTCGTGCCGATCGGCACGATTCTGTTCACCTTTGATGAACTGCAGCGCAGCGGGGCGGCCTTGGGGCGCATCGTGGGACTCATTCGCTTCGCGGGTGCGGATACGCCACAGCCGATTGATGACTACTCCTCGCATCGGCAGAGTCCAGCTGTAGAGGTCAAGGGCCTGAATTATCGGTACGAGGATGGCCCAGAGATCTTGCATGACTTGGCGTTCCACATCCCTGCGGGGTGCACGGTATGCGTGGTCGGCGGATCGGGAGCTGGCAAGTCCACGGTTGCGGAAATTGTCTCTGGAACCCTCGAGATGGCAGAGCCGGGTGTGATCACCGTTGGGGGGTGCGACGTGGTGGGAATGAGTGCGCAAGAAAGAAGCTCGATCTTTTGCGTTGCCTCCCAGGAAAACTACGTCTTCGCGATGAGTTTGCGCGATAATCTCCTGCTGGCAGCCGAAGGTGCCAGCGACGCAGAAATATGGGATGCGCTGCGCCGAACCGGTGCGGAAGATTGGTGCACATCCTTGTCCCATGGCGACAAGCAGGGCTTAGACACAATGCTGGGCGAAGGGGGCCTGCACGTAGATGCGGTGGCGGCACAGCGTCTGGCGCTGGCCAGGGTGGCATTGTCTCGGGCTGGCGTCGTCATTCTTGACGAATCAACGGCCGAAGATGACGGTGACCTCGAGGAAACACAGCAATCACACGAGGCCTTTTCGATGTCCTTGGAGGACGCTGCCCGCGCGGCGATCCGCGGACGGACGGCGATGGTGATTGCGCACCGGCTCAGCCAAGCAACCTCCGCCGATAGCGTGGTGGTGATGGAGCGCGGGCGCGTGGTGGAAACAGGTACGCACGAGGAGCTGGCAGCAAGAAACGGAACATATGCCGATATGTGGACCGCCTGGAATGAGCAGGGGAGGCAGGCGCGTGTCTGA
- the rplV gene encoding 50S ribosomal protein L22, with the protein MTETVNSARATARFVRVSPMKARRVIDLVRGKSVEDALAILKYAPQAASEDVAKVVASAAANAENNFGLDPRTLVISEAYADEGPTMRRFRPRAQGRAFHIRKRSSHITVVVESQKGSAQ; encoded by the coding sequence ATGACTGAAACTGTGAATTCCGCACGCGCCACCGCGCGCTTCGTGCGCGTCAGCCCGATGAAGGCACGCCGCGTGATCGACCTGGTCCGCGGTAAGTCCGTCGAGGACGCCCTGGCGATCCTGAAGTACGCCCCGCAGGCTGCTTCCGAGGACGTCGCCAAGGTTGTTGCCTCCGCAGCGGCTAACGCAGAGAACAACTTTGGTCTGGATCCGCGCACCCTGGTCATCTCCGAGGCATACGCCGACGAGGGCCCGACCATGCGTCGTTTCCGTCCGCGCGCTCAGGGTCGTGCTTTCCACATCCGTAAGCGCAGCAGCCACATCACCGTGGTAGTCGAGAGCCAGAAGGGAAGTGCTCAGTAG
- the rplP gene encoding 50S ribosomal protein L16, with protein sequence MLIPKRVKFRRQHRPNRSGMSKGGNRVTFGDYGLQALEPTYITNRQIEAARIAINRHIKRGGKVWINIFPDRPLTQKPLGVRMGSGKGPVEKWVANVKPGRILFEMSYPDEQAAMEALRRAGAKLPCKVRIVKKEDQF encoded by the coding sequence ATGCTTATCCCCAAGCGCGTTAAGTTCCGCCGCCAGCACCGCCCGAACCGTAGCGGTATGTCCAAGGGCGGCAACCGTGTGACCTTCGGCGACTACGGCCTGCAGGCCCTGGAGCCGACCTACATCACGAACCGTCAGATCGAGGCTGCACGTATTGCCATCAACCGCCACATTAAGCGTGGTGGCAAGGTGTGGATCAACATCTTCCCGGACCGTCCGCTGACCCAGAAGCCGCTCGGCGTGCGTATGGGTTCCGGTAAGGGCCCGGTTGAGAAGTGGGTCGCCAACGTCAAGCCTGGTCGCATCCTGTTCGAGATGTCGTACCCAGATGAGCAGGCTGCCATGGAGGCTTTGCGCCGCGCCGGCGCGAAGCTGCCATGCAAGGTGCGCATCGTGAAGAAGGAGGATCAGTTCTAA